The following proteins are encoded in a genomic region of Gimesia algae:
- a CDS encoding carbon storage regulator — translation MLVLTRKKNEQIQIADDIVLTVARIRGGKVKLGIECPRKIPIRRNEVPIETLDELETLLALQFGKQEQITL, via the coding sequence ATGCTTGTTCTAACACGAAAAAAAAATGAACAGATCCAGATTGCTGATGATATTGTATTGACGGTAGCCAGGATACGGGGAGGAAAAGTGAAATTGGGAATAGAATGTCCTCGCAAAATACCGATTCGTCGAAATGAGGTTCCAATAGAAACTTTAGATGAACTTGAGACTTTGCTGGCACTGCAGTTCGGCAAGCAGGAACAGATAACTCTTTAG
- a CDS encoding Hsp20/alpha crystallin family protein — protein MTTTPAVRGTATRPEQSLARSGPFGGRAPFWVLRNEMDNLMSRFSGDGSLTQAFDALLDMSETDDEIEVRMDVPGIQPEEIEVEVTGNTLLITGERKEEKEEKSKTYHRIERTSGSFSRSMTLPCEVDSDQVLAECDKGVLTVLLPKSNLSKPHKITVKPKF, from the coding sequence ATGACCACTACACCAGCCGTAAGAGGGACAGCCACAAGACCAGAGCAATCATTAGCAAGGTCTGGTCCGTTTGGGGGGCGGGCGCCATTTTGGGTGCTTCGTAATGAGATGGATAATTTAATGAGTCGTTTTTCCGGTGATGGGAGTCTAACTCAAGCTTTTGATGCGTTGCTCGATATGTCGGAAACCGATGATGAAATCGAAGTTCGGATGGATGTTCCTGGTATTCAACCTGAAGAGATTGAAGTCGAAGTCACTGGAAATACTCTGTTGATCACAGGAGAACGGAAAGAAGAGAAAGAAGAAAAGAGTAAAACCTATCATCGGATAGAACGAACGAGCGGTAGTTTTTCTCGATCCATGACACTTCCTTGTGAAGTGGATAGCGATCAAGTTTTGGCTGAATGTGACAAGGGGGTTTTGACGGTTCTCTTACCCAAGTCTAATTTGAGTAAGCCACACAAAATTACTGTGAAACCCAAATTCTAA
- a CDS encoding BON domain-containing protein, with product MVELQKETRIVLAPNPDNQLVARIRRVLRLSGYAALSQIRVAVEQRDVRLEGQVPTYFLKQVAQTQVLSLEEVQFVSNNLVVEDGYNNHF from the coding sequence ATGGTGGAACTGCAAAAAGAAACGAGAATCGTTTTGGCTCCCAATCCGGATAATCAACTCGTCGCACGGATCAGGCGGGTTCTACGATTATCGGGGTATGCTGCCTTGTCTCAAATTCGAGTTGCAGTAGAACAAAGAGACGTGCGCCTCGAAGGGCAGGTTCCTACCTATTTCTTAAAGCAGGTTGCCCAGACTCAGGTTCTGTCATTAGAAGAAGTCCAGTTCGTGAGTAATAATTTGGTTGTTGAAGACGGTTACAATAACCATTTTTAA
- a CDS encoding rhodanese-like domain-containing protein — MYIKLWIRLKGACQGDQFEEQILKEILDKNQTIIVYSLNFECKNSEQAMQCLLKLGYQSVYDYEPGKVDWNAAQLPIEHGPSESNAPDKQQGFLSFVE, encoded by the coding sequence TTGTATATCAAACTCTGGATTCGGTTAAAGGGGGCATGTCAAGGTGATCAGTTTGAAGAACAAATTCTGAAAGAAATCCTCGACAAGAATCAAACCATCATTGTCTACAGCTTGAATTTTGAATGTAAAAATTCAGAGCAGGCAATGCAGTGTCTTTTGAAACTGGGTTACCAAAGTGTCTACGATTATGAGCCAGGCAAAGTCGATTGGAACGCTGCCCAGCTTCCAATCGAACATGGTCCCTCCGAATCGAATGCACCAGATAAACAACAAGGGTTTCTCTCTTTCGTTGAATAA
- a CDS encoding IS3 family transposase translates to MSYLGACQSDRRRTVVKRLQHAYEISERRACRALRFPRASHRYKSVRDERTELRIRLRDLASTRVHYGYRRLHILLLRKGWKVNHKLVYRLYVEEGLQMRRKRPRRNRSCQVRVSRPKASRTNESWSMDFMADQLFDGKRFRLLTLVDNFSRESLAIQVGTRLTGDDVVAVLDRVKEDRGCPQSIRVDNGPEFISKSLDWWAYFNNVTLDFSRLGKPTDNAYIESFNGRVRQECLNQHWFLSLADAQEQVDQWRLDYNENRPHSSLGNQTPVEFATKSCPARRA, encoded by the coding sequence GTGTCATACTTGGGGGCATGTCAGTCTGATCGTCGTCGAACAGTGGTGAAACGGCTGCAGCACGCTTATGAAATCAGTGAACGCCGAGCTTGTCGTGCTTTACGGTTTCCACGTGCCAGCCACCGTTACAAAAGCGTTCGAGACGAGCGGACCGAATTACGAATCCGGTTACGTGATCTGGCCAGTACTCGTGTGCATTACGGTTATCGGCGGTTACATATACTCCTTCTTCGTAAAGGATGGAAAGTGAACCACAAGCTGGTTTACCGACTTTATGTCGAAGAAGGCTTGCAAATGCGCCGAAAACGTCCACGACGGAATCGGAGTTGTCAGGTTCGAGTATCGCGACCGAAAGCCAGCCGCACCAATGAGAGTTGGAGCATGGACTTCATGGCCGATCAGCTGTTTGACGGGAAGCGATTCCGGCTGCTGACGTTAGTCGATAACTTTAGTCGTGAGAGTCTGGCCATTCAGGTCGGTACGCGGCTGACTGGCGATGATGTGGTAGCAGTTCTGGATCGCGTCAAAGAGGATCGAGGCTGTCCCCAGTCGATCCGTGTAGATAACGGCCCCGAGTTCATTTCAAAGAGTCTGGACTGGTGGGCTTACTTCAACAACGTGACTCTAGATTTCAGTCGGCTTGGAAAACCGACGGATAATGCATATATTGAATCGTTCAACGGGCGAGTTCGCCAGGAATGTTTAAACCAGCATTGGTTTTTAAGTCTGGCAGATGCTCAAGAACAAGTTGACCAGTGGCGGCTGGACTACAACGAAAACCGCCCACATAGCTCATTGGGAAATCAGACCCCAGTGGAGTTTGCGACAAAATCATGCCCGGCGCGCCGGGCATGA
- a CDS encoding porin, whose protein sequence is MTDLTLGLNWYLNQFTKFQFNYIHAFLQSSPARNGPIVNDSNADIFAIRAQVDF, encoded by the coding sequence CTGACGGACCTTACTCTCGGATTAAATTGGTATCTCAACCAGTTTACCAAATTTCAATTCAATTACATCCATGCATTCCTCCAAAGCAGTCCAGCTAGAAATGGACCTATTGTCAACGACAGCAATGCAGATATTTTTGCGATTCGAGCACAAGTTGATTTCTAA
- a CDS encoding Crp/Fnr family transcriptional regulator: protein MYTTVLSIMPQCELFRGCSTQNYQLIADLLQFSTFTPETTILQAGHSERALWVVLSGQCRVVGITQDGVEIELAQLSPSSIFGELSFFVPAAHRVSVLTKTDVKVAQLLREDFDTLASNNVELAHQLTCNAASILARRLHRMDELICRTVVEARIAHQSEWQEFCQLMHITPECT, encoded by the coding sequence ATGTACACAACCGTTTTGTCTATCATGCCTCAGTGCGAACTTTTTCGAGGATGCTCCACTCAAAACTATCAGTTGATTGCAGACCTATTACAATTTAGCACCTTCACACCCGAGACTACAATTCTTCAGGCCGGTCATTCAGAACGTGCCTTGTGGGTTGTATTGTCAGGGCAATGCAGGGTTGTTGGCATCACACAGGATGGAGTAGAAATCGAATTGGCTCAACTCAGTCCTTCAAGTATCTTTGGTGAATTGTCATTCTTCGTGCCTGCAGCACATCGAGTATCCGTACTTACCAAAACAGACGTGAAAGTTGCTCAACTTCTGCGTGAAGATTTTGATACTCTCGCTTCGAACAATGTGGAGCTCGCACACCAGCTAACTTGTAATGCTGCCTCAATTCTCGCCAGGCGTTTACATCGTATGGACGAATTAATCTGCCGTACAGTGGTCGAAGCAAGAATCGCCCACCAAAGTGAGTGGCAGGAGTTTTGTCAGCTGATGCACATCACCCCCGAATGCACGTGA